In a genomic window of Myxococcales bacterium:
- a CDS encoding PASTA domain-containing protein — protein sequence MKIVPLACVALAACSFSGKLGGSTLSSGSGPSSTSSSSGDSTRQAPMPDVRGKTPAEAEALLRSAGFNVASTTEQGADLCGEGEDHQMAKQGTICKQRPEVGATTYGGTVRLTYTLEKDAWEGGSNGPGEWRRVPEVVGKSIDVARTMLARAQLPIETSFEVIEVVEPGCAARTICKISPGPKQRKQVRMQGRLYVGLPQPVAAPPTTVDPSDPTPPATTPPPAAKPDTYF from the coding sequence ATGAAGATCGTCCCACTCGCGTGTGTCGCGCTGGCGGCGTGCTCGTTCTCGGGGAAGCTGGGCGGCTCGACGCTGTCGTCGGGCTCGGGCCCGTCGTCGACGTCGTCGTCGAGCGGTGACTCGACGCGGCAAGCGCCGATGCCCGACGTGCGTGGCAAGACCCCGGCCGAGGCCGAGGCGCTGCTGCGGTCGGCCGGGTTCAACGTGGCCAGCACCACCGAGCAGGGTGCGGACCTGTGCGGCGAGGGCGAGGACCACCAGATGGCCAAGCAGGGCACGATCTGCAAGCAGCGGCCCGAGGTCGGCGCCACGACCTACGGGGGCACGGTGCGCCTGACGTACACGCTCGAGAAGGACGCGTGGGAGGGCGGCTCCAACGGCCCCGGCGAGTGGCGGCGGGTGCCCGAGGTCGTCGGCAAGTCGATCGACGTCGCGCGCACGATGCTCGCCCGCGCGCAGCTGCCGATCGAGACCAGCTTCGAGGTGATCGAGGTCGTCGAGCCCGGCTGCGCCGCCAGGACGATCTGCAAGATCTCGCCCGGCCCCAAGCAGCGCAAGCAGGTGCGGATGCAGGGCCGCCTCTACGTCGGCCTGCCGCAGCCCGTGGCCGCGCCGCCGACGACGGTCGACCCGAGCGACCCGACGCCGCCCGCCACCACGCCGCCGCCCGCGGCGAAGCCCGACACGTACTTCTGA
- a CDS encoding HEAT repeat domain-containing protein, giving the protein MAKNLGGAVIALLDHERVDLRAAAVTVLAEVGGGDDAVERGLIGRLTDADPVVRRFALEALIGHGATGIASHLVAILKRDDDALAERAAQVLAGQGAVAESALRKELGHGPVAARRAIAQLLVKRVTVAAVDALLDQLGDHELGEQVLQLVRHELDAGDDKLTELVAKAATARVGDSGKRLDKELARVEKDHAKATPAAKAAGKGGKAKPVDDAKAAPPFDPTRDPAVVPLLTEHTALLRLLGYLARPQAQALLVAQAQPGRARPVRFAAIAALRRIVAASEAKGTEAAIEALIEYADGADLGIAQTAIDTLRGARIPERLAKAFAGLAKSKNPAAQKLAMERLPAGGGAGAVKALIDALGGDDVTARDAAARGLAKAPEAVLPLTRALLAATDEQVARRYAGALRAHRGHVSAAALDELVATAHEHLERHGKGKSDADSILLERVLTELIADLAPAKHVELLFEYARRLRRAGKPGEAFAALKPLLRSRADLDAAIDDDARFFLAVLGLKAAGKAILRAAHADDPVLAQFGRLARSGYPVGKKLGKDKDVEDEEIYGLGFRLLESPEGDDQELGAELLAGIVEERPRSKLAKAAKNKLKLTGHLDD; this is encoded by the coding sequence ATGGCCAAGAATCTCGGGGGAGCCGTGATCGCGCTCCTCGATCACGAGCGGGTCGATCTCCGCGCGGCGGCGGTCACGGTGCTGGCAGAGGTCGGCGGCGGCGACGACGCGGTGGAGCGCGGGCTGATCGGCCGGCTGACCGACGCCGACCCGGTGGTGCGGCGGTTCGCGCTCGAGGCGCTGATCGGGCACGGCGCGACCGGCATCGCCAGCCACCTCGTGGCGATCCTCAAGCGCGACGACGACGCCCTGGCCGAGCGCGCGGCCCAGGTGCTGGCGGGCCAGGGCGCGGTGGCCGAGAGCGCGCTGCGCAAGGAGCTGGGCCACGGCCCGGTGGCGGCCCGACGGGCGATCGCGCAGCTGCTGGTCAAGCGCGTCACCGTCGCGGCGGTCGACGCGCTGCTCGATCAGCTCGGCGATCACGAGCTCGGCGAGCAGGTGCTGCAGCTGGTCCGCCACGAGCTCGACGCCGGCGACGACAAGCTGACCGAGCTGGTGGCCAAGGCCGCGACCGCGCGGGTCGGCGACAGCGGCAAGCGCCTCGACAAGGAGCTGGCGCGGGTCGAGAAGGACCACGCCAAGGCCACGCCCGCCGCCAAGGCCGCCGGCAAGGGTGGCAAGGCCAAGCCCGTCGACGACGCCAAGGCGGCGCCGCCGTTCGATCCCACCCGCGACCCGGCGGTGGTGCCGCTCCTGACCGAGCACACGGCGCTGTTGCGCCTGCTCGGGTACCTGGCCCGGCCCCAGGCGCAGGCGCTGCTCGTGGCCCAGGCCCAGCCGGGCCGGGCGCGCCCGGTGCGGTTCGCGGCCATCGCGGCGCTGCGCCGGATCGTCGCCGCCAGCGAGGCCAAGGGCACCGAGGCCGCGATCGAGGCGCTGATCGAGTACGCCGACGGCGCCGATCTCGGGATCGCGCAGACCGCGATCGACACGCTGCGCGGCGCGCGCATCCCCGAGCGCCTGGCCAAGGCGTTCGCGGGCCTGGCCAAGTCGAAGAACCCGGCCGCCCAGAAGCTGGCGATGGAGCGCCTGCCCGCCGGCGGCGGCGCCGGCGCGGTCAAGGCGCTGATCGACGCGCTCGGCGGCGACGACGTCACCGCCCGCGACGCCGCGGCGCGCGGCCTGGCCAAGGCGCCCGAGGCGGTGCTGCCGCTGACCCGGGCGCTGCTGGCCGCCACCGACGAGCAGGTCGCGCGGCGCTACGCCGGCGCGCTGCGGGCCCACCGCGGCCACGTCTCGGCGGCGGCGCTCGACGAGCTGGTCGCGACCGCCCACGAGCACCTCGAGCGTCACGGCAAGGGCAAGAGCGACGCCGACTCGATCCTGCTCGAGCGCGTGCTGACCGAGCTGATCGCCGATCTCGCGCCGGCCAAGCACGTCGAGCTGCTGTTCGAGTACGCGCGGCGCCTCCGCCGGGCCGGCAAGCCGGGCGAGGCGTTCGCGGCGCTCAAGCCGCTCCTGCGCAGCCGCGCCGATCTCGACGCCGCCATCGACGACGACGCCCGGTTCTTCCTCGCCGTGCTCGGCCTCAAGGCCGCCGGCAAGGCGATCCTGCGCGCCGCCCACGCCGACGATCCGGTGCTGGCGCAGTTCGGCCGCCTGGCCCGCAGCGGCTACCCGGTCGGCAAGAAGCTCGGCAAGGACAAGGACGTCGAGGACGAGGAGATCTACGGCCTCGGCTTCCGCCTGCTCGAGTCACCCGAGGGCGACGATCAGGAGCTCGGCGCCGAGCTGCTGGCCGGCATCGTCGAGGAGCGCCCGCGCAGCAAGCTGGCCAAGGCGGCCAAGAACAAGCTGAAGCTCACCGGCCACCTCGACGATTGA